Proteins co-encoded in one Gemmatimonadaceae bacterium genomic window:
- a CDS encoding CoA transferase: protein MTSRILQGIKVLDLTNVLSGPFTTLHLALLGADVIKVENPKDGDLARKLGILPELNKRLMGTSFVAQNCNKKSITLNTKSAEGKAIFLRMVKDADVLVENFRPGVMDRLGIGYKTLAELNPRLVYCAISGFGQTGPDALFPAYDQIIQGLSGEMSVNGDERLNPLRTGFPVCDTVGGLNAAFAVMAALYHRERTGEGQFIDVALLDSIMPLMGWVAANLLIGKQQPVLMGNDNFTAAPSGTFRTADGFINIAANKQEQWEAVCDVLGVPELKADARFQERDTRKKNRKALSPLLEEKLVTKPTAAWVEALNAADVPSGAILTLEEALRQPQVVHRDVLKKVPLAGFGDVEVFGLTAQFSKTPGAVDTPPPTLGEHNTEIYGALGITPGEQAALKSKGVI, encoded by the coding sequence ATGACCTCTCGCATCCTTCAAGGCATCAAAGTCCTCGACCTCACGAACGTCCTTTCGGGTCCGTTCACCACCTTGCATCTCGCCCTGCTGGGCGCCGATGTCATCAAGGTCGAGAACCCCAAGGACGGTGACCTGGCGCGCAAGCTCGGCATCCTTCCGGAGCTCAACAAGCGACTGATGGGCACCAGTTTCGTGGCCCAGAACTGCAACAAGAAATCGATCACGCTCAACACGAAGAGCGCCGAAGGGAAGGCGATCTTCCTGAGGATGGTCAAGGATGCCGACGTTCTCGTCGAGAATTTCCGTCCTGGCGTGATGGACCGGCTCGGCATCGGCTACAAGACGCTCGCCGAGCTCAATCCGCGGCTCGTCTACTGCGCCATCTCGGGCTTCGGCCAGACGGGTCCCGACGCGCTCTTCCCGGCGTACGACCAGATCATCCAGGGGCTCTCGGGCGAGATGTCGGTGAACGGTGACGAGCGACTGAATCCGCTGCGCACGGGCTTCCCGGTCTGCGACACCGTGGGCGGACTCAACGCGGCCTTCGCCGTCATGGCCGCGCTGTACCACCGCGAACGCACCGGCGAGGGGCAGTTCATCGACGTCGCCCTGCTCGACAGCATCATGCCGCTGATGGGCTGGGTGGCCGCCAACCTGCTCATCGGCAAGCAGCAGCCGGTGCTGATGGGCAACGACAACTTCACCGCCGCGCCGAGCGGGACGTTCCGCACGGCCGACGGCTTCATCAACATTGCCGCCAACAAGCAGGAGCAGTGGGAGGCGGTCTGCGACGTGCTCGGCGTCCCGGAGCTGAAGGCCGATGCCCGCTTCCAGGAGCGCGACACGCGCAAGAAGAACCGCAAGGCGCTCTCGCCGCTGCTGGAGGAGAAGCTCGTCACCAAGCCGACCGCCGCGTGGGTGGAGGCGCTGAACGCGGCCGACGTGCCAAGCGGCGCCATCCTGACCCTGGAGGAGGCGCTGCGTCAGCCGCAGGTGGTGCACCGCGACGTGCTGAAGAAGGTGCCGTTGGCCGGTTTCGGGGACGTGGAGGTCTTTGGCCTCACGGCGCAGTTCAGCAAGACGCCGGGCGCGGTGGACACGCCACCGCCAACGCTCGGCGAGCACAACACGGAGATCTACGGCGCCTTGGGCATCA
- a CDS encoding hydroxymethylglutaryl-CoA lyase: MAQVLIHEVGPRDGLQVESRVVPTETKLDWLRRLIGSGLDIVQVGSFVHPQKVPQMADTDELFRQLAAAKRPGNAVLSGLVLNEKGLERGLACGVEMFCMGVSASETHSRKNTGMGTDDATRRIILTALEAKSAAHEVQVSVQSAFGCGFEDAVPEARVMGIVAAYLEAGLTSISLADTAGHAHPSQVSKYVRRILGMHPDAKVTAHIHNTYGVGMANVYAALDAGATSIEASFGGLGGCPFTKVAAGNVATEDLVHALQRTGQRADIQLGALIAVARDVAAFLGRELPGCVYKIGPITAGTPT, from the coding sequence ATGGCGCAGGTCCTGATTCACGAGGTCGGCCCGCGCGACGGCTTGCAGGTGGAGTCGCGGGTGGTGCCGACGGAAACCAAGCTCGACTGGCTGCGGCGCCTGATCGGCAGCGGCCTCGACATCGTGCAGGTCGGTTCGTTCGTGCATCCGCAGAAGGTGCCGCAGATGGCGGATACGGACGAGCTCTTCCGGCAGCTCGCGGCCGCCAAGCGTCCCGGCAACGCCGTGCTCTCGGGGCTCGTGCTCAACGAGAAGGGCCTCGAACGCGGCCTGGCCTGCGGCGTGGAGATGTTCTGCATGGGTGTGTCGGCCTCGGAGACGCACAGTCGCAAGAACACGGGAATGGGCACGGACGACGCGACGCGGCGCATCATCCTCACGGCGCTCGAGGCGAAAAGCGCCGCGCACGAGGTGCAGGTGAGCGTGCAGAGCGCGTTCGGCTGCGGCTTCGAGGATGCGGTGCCCGAGGCGCGCGTGATGGGCATCGTCGCGGCGTACCTGGAGGCCGGCCTGACCTCGATCAGTCTCGCCGATACCGCCGGGCACGCACACCCGTCGCAGGTCTCGAAGTACGTGCGCCGCATTCTCGGCATGCATCCCGATGCCAAGGTCACCGCGCACATCCACAACACGTACGGCGTGGGGATGGCCAACGTGTACGCGGCCCTCGACGCCGGCGCCACGTCCATCGAAGCCAGCTTCGGCGGACTCGGCGGCTGCCCATTCACCAAGGTGGCGGCGGGCAACGTGGCCACCGAGGACCTGGTCCACGCGCTCCAGCGCACCGGCCAGCGCGCCGACATCCAGCTCGGCGCCCTGATCGCCGTTGCCCGCGATGTCGCTGCCTTCCTCGGCCGCGAACTCCCCGGCTGCGTCTACAAGATCGGTCCCATCACCGCCGGCACCCCCACCTGA
- a CDS encoding isocitrate/isopropylmalate dehydrogenase family protein codes for MSQYRIAWLPGDGVGVEVMEAARICLDALKFDAQYTHGDIGWEFWRTEGEAFPQRTVDLLKASHAALFGAITSKPAKDAEAELIPGLKGKGLTYRSPIVRMRQMFDLYTCLRPCKAYPGNPLNYRDAIDLVIFRENTEGLYAGVEFSPVPEELRATLKQLSKPFAHFADIPGDEYAITCKVNTKKGCERIIRAAFEYAKTHGYPKVTVVHKANVVRATEGMFLEIGKRIAKEYPGIAMDDANVDAITMWLLKNPASYSVLVATNLFGDIISDLAAQMVGGLGFACSANIGDKLGVFEPSHGSAPKYAGQYKVNPIAMILSAKMMLAWLGETDKAAKLEAATAAVIREGAVRTYDMGGSATTLEMGEAIARKL; via the coding sequence GTGAGCCAGTACCGCATTGCATGGCTGCCAGGGGATGGCGTGGGCGTCGAGGTGATGGAGGCGGCCCGCATCTGCCTCGACGCGCTGAAGTTCGACGCGCAATACACCCACGGGGACATCGGCTGGGAGTTCTGGCGCACCGAAGGCGAGGCCTTCCCCCAGCGCACCGTGGACCTGCTGAAGGCAAGTCACGCCGCGCTGTTCGGCGCCATCACGTCCAAGCCGGCCAAGGACGCCGAGGCCGAGCTAATCCCCGGGCTGAAGGGGAAAGGACTGACGTATCGTAGTCCGATCGTGCGCATGCGGCAGATGTTCGACCTCTATACCTGCTTGCGCCCGTGCAAGGCATACCCCGGGAATCCGCTGAATTACAGGGACGCCATCGACCTCGTGATCTTCCGCGAGAACACCGAAGGGCTCTACGCCGGCGTCGAGTTCAGCCCCGTCCCCGAGGAACTGCGCGCCACGCTCAAGCAGCTCAGCAAGCCGTTCGCGCACTTCGCCGACATTCCGGGCGACGAATACGCGATCACCTGCAAGGTGAACACGAAGAAGGGTTGCGAGCGGATCATCCGCGCCGCCTTCGAGTACGCGAAGACGCACGGCTACCCGAAGGTCACCGTCGTCCACAAGGCGAACGTCGTGCGCGCCACCGAGGGAATGTTCCTCGAGATCGGCAAGCGCATTGCCAAGGAGTACCCGGGCATCGCGATGGACGACGCGAACGTCGACGCCATCACCATGTGGCTGCTGAAGAATCCGGCGAGCTACAGCGTGCTGGTGGCGACCAACCTCTTCGGTGACATCATCAGCGACCTGGCGGCGCAGATGGTCGGCGGCCTCGGCTTCGCCTGCTCGGCGAACATCGGCGACAAGCTGGGCGTCTTCGAGCCCAGCCACGGCAGCGCCCCCAAGTATGCGGGGCAATACAAGGTGAACCCCATCGCGATGATCCTCTCCGCCAAGATGATGCTCGCCTGGCTGGGCGAGACGGACAAGGCGGCGAAGCTCGAGGCGGCCACGGCGGCGGTCATTCGCGAGGGCGCGGTGCGCACGTACGACATGGGTGGCAGCGCGACGACGCTCGAGATGGGCGAGGCGATCGCGAGGAAACTCTGA
- a CDS encoding TonB-dependent receptor: protein MWNRARHSIRWCLSLLTLAAAASAGAQQGTGTITGTVVERGSDKPIDAAQVTVLGTRLGAQVNAQGAFTIRGAPLGAQKIRAQFIGFEPVEQTVTVTSAGVKVSFQMTRAAFALSGVVVTATGEEKRRAVGTAMATMDTMSIARTAASNPQQLLAAASTGVSVLANSGQPGAGATLRLRGVNSVSQGNNPLIYIDGVRVYNGNGPVAVGGGQQSSPLNDIAPDDIDHIEIVKGPSATTLYGTEASGGVIQIFTKQGRAGAPQWTATLSSGFNFQGHVGFKDDPTGMWFNKCRGPLNVNGNGVKFEDLGCPESGSWLSDGPVQRISLNVRGGTQGGTTYYVGSNWDDEKGTLPRSGLHNRGLRVNLGFVPAKFFNLAINSSIAQNSSQGFADGNSAGGAALNISRGTNSNYKTTGCSDATVTCVNNADLFKSDILNTTVHFITGAVLTYQPTEGFSNRLAVGYDNNNAEINYVVPFANLRLPLGAMWQTLWHRQLITADFSSTYRHALGEKWTTSSSLGGQVFDSRLYSTSLETDNFSGPGYPTLVSGSTRLINDVNNQRVINAGFFGQEMIGWRDILFVTAGLRIDGNSAFGKSFGLQSYPKISASYVISDESFWPRQWVPSLKLRAAIGSSGKAPGAFDAVRTWDPVAAENGKPGFAPNQIGNADLGPERSEETEVGFDLAALDGRLNVAFTHFSQTTKDALIPVIQAPSLGFSSSQLENVGTLENSGNEVTVSGDLLRLSKATLSAKVGMTTLSSNAVDVGGQTLTIFTNGRTYVRAGYPVPSYMGKRVTNPDAIASPIYNTFDYVGSVFATRTYNATLTLQMYKRFTFEALGEWQFGGHNLNAAGYQNANLRVWRPCFAAQEALKKAAAGDSSALGGFTALARARCTITSSERDYSLWVEKADFFKLRSISVTYDMPNKWLPGSRNAALTIAGRNLFKSTPYTGFDPESADKTDNTFGRRDYYTFGPYKTFIMTLRVGF, encoded by the coding sequence ATGTGGAATCGAGCGCGGCACAGCATTCGCTGGTGCCTCTCACTCCTCACGCTCGCGGCAGCCGCATCGGCTGGCGCGCAGCAGGGGACCGGCACGATCACCGGCACCGTGGTCGAACGTGGATCCGACAAGCCCATCGACGCCGCCCAGGTCACGGTGCTGGGCACGCGGCTGGGAGCGCAGGTGAATGCGCAGGGCGCGTTCACGATTCGCGGCGCACCGCTTGGCGCACAGAAGATCCGCGCGCAGTTCATCGGCTTTGAGCCCGTCGAACAGACCGTGACCGTCACCTCCGCCGGGGTGAAGGTCTCCTTCCAGATGACGCGCGCCGCGTTTGCGTTGAGCGGCGTCGTCGTGACCGCCACCGGCGAAGAAAAGCGCCGCGCGGTCGGCACGGCGATGGCCACGATGGACACCATGTCCATCGCGCGCACGGCGGCGTCCAACCCGCAGCAGCTGCTCGCCGCGGCGAGCACGGGCGTCAGCGTGCTGGCCAACTCCGGCCAGCCCGGCGCCGGCGCCACGCTGCGCCTGCGCGGCGTCAATAGCGTGAGCCAGGGCAACAACCCGCTCATCTACATCGACGGCGTGCGCGTCTACAACGGCAACGGCCCGGTTGCGGTCGGCGGCGGCCAGCAATCGTCGCCGCTCAACGACATCGCGCCGGACGACATCGACCATATCGAGATCGTGAAGGGCCCGTCGGCGACCACGCTGTACGGCACCGAGGCGTCGGGCGGCGTCATCCAGATCTTCACCAAGCAGGGACGCGCCGGTGCGCCGCAGTGGACGGCCACCCTCAGCTCCGGCTTCAACTTCCAGGGCCACGTCGGGTTCAAGGACGACCCGACCGGCATGTGGTTCAACAAGTGCCGCGGCCCGCTCAACGTGAACGGCAACGGCGTCAAGTTCGAGGACCTCGGCTGCCCCGAGAGCGGCAGCTGGCTGAGCGACGGTCCGGTCCAGCGCATCAGCCTGAACGTGCGCGGCGGGACGCAGGGCGGCACCACGTACTACGTCGGCAGCAACTGGGACGACGAGAAGGGCACGCTCCCCCGCAGCGGCCTCCACAACCGCGGCCTGCGCGTGAACCTCGGCTTCGTGCCGGCGAAGTTCTTCAACCTCGCCATCAACTCGTCGATCGCGCAGAACTCCAGCCAGGGCTTCGCCGATGGCAACAGCGCCGGCGGCGCGGCGCTGAACATCTCGCGCGGCACCAACTCGAACTACAAGACCACCGGCTGCAGTGACGCCACGGTGACGTGCGTGAACAATGCCGACCTCTTCAAGTCGGACATTCTCAACACGACCGTGCACTTCATCACCGGCGCGGTGCTGACCTACCAGCCGACCGAGGGATTCAGCAACCGGCTCGCGGTGGGCTATGACAACAACAACGCCGAGATCAACTACGTCGTGCCGTTTGCCAACCTGCGCCTCCCGCTCGGCGCGATGTGGCAGACGCTGTGGCACCGGCAGCTGATCACGGCCGACTTCTCCAGCACCTACCGGCATGCGCTGGGCGAGAAGTGGACGACGTCCAGCTCGCTGGGAGGCCAGGTCTTCGACAGCCGCCTGTATTCGACGTCGCTGGAAACCGACAACTTCTCGGGTCCCGGCTACCCGACGCTGGTCAGCGGCTCCACGCGCCTGATCAACGACGTCAACAACCAGCGCGTCATCAATGCCGGCTTCTTCGGGCAGGAGATGATCGGCTGGCGCGACATCCTGTTCGTCACGGCCGGCCTCCGCATCGACGGCAACAGCGCCTTCGGCAAGAGCTTCGGCCTGCAGTCGTACCCCAAGATCAGCGCCTCGTACGTGATCTCGGACGAGTCGTTCTGGCCCCGCCAGTGGGTGCCGTCGCTCAAGCTGCGCGCCGCGATCGGTTCGTCGGGCAAGGCGCCGGGCGCGTTTGACGCCGTTCGCACGTGGGATCCGGTCGCCGCGGAAAACGGCAAGCCGGGCTTCGCGCCGAACCAGATCGGCAACGCCGACCTCGGGCCGGAGCGGTCCGAGGAAACCGAAGTTGGCTTCGACCTGGCCGCCCTGGACGGGCGCCTCAACGTGGCGTTCACGCACTTCAGCCAGACCACGAAGGACGCGCTGATTCCGGTCATCCAGGCGCCGTCGCTCGGCTTCAGCAGCAGCCAGCTGGAGAACGTCGGCACGCTGGAGAACAGCGGCAATGAAGTCACGGTCTCCGGTGACCTGCTGCGCCTCAGCAAGGCGACGCTCAGCGCCAAGGTGGGCATGACCACCCTGAGCAGCAACGCCGTGGATGTGGGCGGCCAGACGCTGACCATCTTCACCAACGGCCGCACCTACGTGCGGGCGGGCTATCCCGTGCCGTCGTACATGGGCAAGCGCGTCACCAACCCAGATGCGATTGCGAGCCCGATCTACAACACCTTCGACTATGTCGGCTCGGTCTTCGCGACGCGCACGTACAACGCGACGCTGACCCTGCAGATGTACAAGCGCTTCACGTTCGAGGCGCTGGGGGAATGGCAGTTCGGCGGGCACAACCTGAACGCCGCCGGCTACCAGAACGCCAACCTCCGCGTCTGGCGTCCGTGCTTCGCGGCGCAGGAGGCGCTGAAGAAGGCGGCGGCGGGCGACTCGTCGGCGCTGGGCGGCTTCACCGCCCTGGCGCGCGCGCGCTGCACGATCACCTCCTCGGAGCGCGATTACTCGCTCTGGGTGGAGAAGGCCGACTTCTTCAAGCTCCGCAGCATCTCGGTGACGTACGACATGCCGAACAAGTGGCTGCCGGGCTCGCGCAACGCCGCGCTCACGATTGCCGGCCGCAACCTCTTCAAGTCCACGCCGTACACCGGCTTCGACCCGGAGAGCGCCGACAAGACCGACAACACCTTCGGACGGCGCGACTACTACACGTTCGGGCCGTACAAGACGTTCATCATGACCCTCCGCGTGGGATTCTGA
- a CDS encoding RagB/SusD family nutrient uptake outer membrane protein has translation MTYTSRFQSIRHLAAAAAVVVLATACEMTVTNPGPIQDDALNVPSAVPAIVNGMSGDLSLALGGIATRTGLASGELTHSGNYADEGFFFAGTFSGLNANTDWANAQRARWTSESGLERMKTVLGSSFESNADTPRAYLYAGFANRLLGENFCTAVIDGGPAQSDSVYFQRADSLFTRAYTIATALNNTTVKNAALAGRASVRAWLGNWTTAVADAALVPNNFVFNAIYGIGTSRENMYLAEQTITRREVTVWGTYWASVRDPRFPWDTVKTGSTLTKGQDGKTIFFRQTKYLSLGPTAPLVKGAEMLVLRAEAALRSGDIAGMTAFLNTARAQYTGLAPLTAPATTAAAWTLLQTERGAVTWLEGRRLWDMRRWNAEGTNTFLTGRNKCIPVSDNEYASNPNLHK, from the coding sequence ATGACCTATACCTCACGCTTCCAGAGCATTCGCCACCTCGCGGCCGCGGCCGCCGTGGTGGTCCTGGCGACGGCCTGCGAAATGACCGTCACCAACCCCGGACCGATCCAGGATGACGCGCTCAACGTGCCGTCCGCGGTCCCCGCGATCGTGAACGGGATGTCGGGCGACCTGTCGCTCGCCCTTGGCGGCATCGCCACGCGCACCGGGCTCGCATCGGGCGAACTGACCCACTCGGGCAACTACGCCGACGAAGGCTTCTTCTTCGCCGGCACCTTCTCGGGCCTCAACGCCAACACCGACTGGGCCAACGCGCAGCGCGCGCGCTGGACGTCGGAGTCCGGACTGGAGCGCATGAAGACGGTGCTCGGCAGTTCGTTCGAGTCGAACGCCGACACCCCGCGCGCCTATCTGTACGCGGGCTTCGCCAACCGCCTGCTGGGTGAGAACTTCTGCACGGCGGTGATCGACGGCGGGCCGGCCCAGAGCGACAGCGTCTACTTCCAGCGCGCCGACTCGCTCTTCACCCGGGCGTACACCATCGCGACGGCGCTCAACAACACCACCGTCAAGAACGCGGCGCTGGCCGGTCGCGCGTCGGTGCGCGCCTGGCTCGGCAACTGGACAACGGCGGTTGCGGACGCCGCCCTTGTGCCGAACAACTTCGTGTTCAACGCGATCTACGGCATCGGCACCAGCCGTGAGAACATGTACCTCGCCGAGCAGACGATCACGCGCCGCGAAGTGACGGTGTGGGGGACGTACTGGGCGAGCGTCAGGGATCCGCGCTTCCCGTGGGACACGGTGAAGACGGGATCGACCCTGACGAAGGGTCAGGACGGCAAGACCATCTTCTTCCGCCAGACCAAGTACCTGTCGCTTGGCCCGACGGCGCCGCTCGTGAAGGGCGCGGAGATGCTGGTGTTGCGCGCCGAGGCGGCGTTGCGCAGCGGCGACATTGCCGGCATGACGGCGTTCCTCAACACCGCGCGCGCCCAGTACACCGGGCTCGCTCCGCTCACCGCGCCGGCAACGACCGCCGCGGCGTGGACCCTCCTGCAGACCGAGCGCGGCGCGGTCACCTGGCTCGAGGGACGGCGCCTGTGGGACATGCGCCGCTGGAATGCCGAAGGGACCAACACGTTCCTGACCGGGCGCAACAAGTGCATCCCGGTCAGCGACAACGAGTACGCTTCGAACCCGAACCTGCACAAGTAA
- a CDS encoding S41 family peptidase, translating into MTVARFLTVLALSAATAAVTLAQGAASWMRYPTLSPDGKTIAFTYRGDLYRVSAAGGMATQLTQHPAQDFMPVWSHDGTRIAFASDRHGNFDLYVIPATGGEAQRLTYHSAPEYPYSFTPDDKSIVFGAARMDAAANRQYPANSMPELWSVPAAGGRPVQILTTPAEDARYSRDGSFLVYTDNKGRENVWRKHHVSSVARDIWVYDVKAGTHRQVTTFPGEDRQPVLADGDRAFYYLSEESGTFNVHKLPLAGGKSQQLTAFKGLPVRFLSIADNGTLAFGHDGQLYTMLPGGQPQRVAVTIAADAKSNGDLVLAVTGNARELAVAPSGKEVAFVFRGDVFTASVEGGVTKRITNTPAVETGVRFSPDGKALVYASERDGKWAIYEARRARDVEPYFYAATVVKESPLVANEHQNYQPLFSPDGKELAFIEDRNTLRVLNLASRQARTLLDDKSIFANTPSQRFSWSPDGRWMLFDLSVPGIAPGEIGLVPTDGKGSVTNLTQSGFDDGDAKWILGGKAMLWFSNRDGLKAVAQSGGSQRDAYAMFFTRDAWDRFRLTKEEYALVKELEDKAPKPKPDTAKAKGDSAKAKADSAAKAEPVKFEFDGIETRKARLTIHSSSLGDALVSKDGETLYYLARFEKGMNLWSTNLRTKETKQVLALNANSGSMTWDNEQKSIFLLADGAIARIDPAAAKRDAVPLSGELTLDVDAEREAMFDHVWRKVRDTFYTRGYHGIDWTAIRPVYAKYLPHIGTSFEFAEMLAEMLGELNISHSGATYSQSSPTDDATASLGIFLDQSYAGAGVRIAEVIKDGPLDKAGITVKPGMILEAIDGQPISPSRDLSEFLNRKAGRSVLLAFADGTAKSEVVAKPVTPAEENRLLYARWVRRNADEVDRLSNGQLGYVHIPGMNDGAMRTTVEDVMGKYATRKGVVVDTRFNGGGDLVADLAMFLSGKKFFDYTTDTRSTGYEPNFRWSKPSVSLANEANYSDGHCYAYVYKDQKLGPLVGMPVPGTCTFAGWEGLEGGIRWGVPGVGVKDVNTGRYLENLQTEPDIRVMNEYAVVSRGKDQQLEAAVAALLQLIK; encoded by the coding sequence ATGACCGTCGCCCGCTTTCTCACCGTCCTGGCGCTCAGCGCCGCCACCGCCGCCGTCACGCTTGCGCAGGGTGCGGCCAGTTGGATGCGCTACCCCACCCTGTCGCCCGACGGCAAGACGATCGCCTTCACCTATCGCGGCGACCTCTACCGCGTGAGCGCGGCCGGCGGCATGGCCACCCAGTTGACGCAGCATCCGGCGCAGGACTTCATGCCGGTCTGGAGCCACGATGGCACGCGCATCGCGTTTGCGAGCGATCGGCACGGCAACTTTGACCTGTACGTGATCCCGGCGACCGGTGGCGAGGCCCAGCGCCTCACCTACCACTCGGCACCCGAGTATCCGTACAGCTTCACACCCGACGACAAATCGATTGTCTTCGGCGCCGCGCGCATGGATGCCGCCGCCAACCGGCAGTATCCCGCCAACTCGATGCCCGAACTATGGTCGGTTCCCGCCGCCGGCGGCCGCCCCGTGCAGATCCTCACGACACCCGCGGAGGACGCGCGCTACAGCCGCGACGGCTCTTTTCTCGTTTACACCGACAACAAGGGTCGCGAGAACGTTTGGCGCAAGCATCATGTGTCGTCGGTGGCGCGGGACATCTGGGTTTATGACGTGAAGGCGGGAACGCACCGCCAGGTCACGACCTTCCCGGGCGAGGATCGCCAGCCGGTGCTCGCCGACGGCGACCGGGCCTTCTACTACCTCAGCGAGGAGAGCGGCACGTTCAACGTGCACAAGCTCCCGCTCGCCGGCGGCAAGTCGCAGCAGCTCACCGCATTCAAGGGACTGCCGGTCCGCTTTCTCAGCATCGCCGACAACGGCACGCTGGCCTTCGGCCACGACGGCCAGCTCTACACCATGCTGCCCGGCGGACAGCCGCAACGCGTCGCCGTGACGATTGCGGCCGATGCCAAGTCCAACGGTGACCTCGTGCTTGCGGTGACCGGCAACGCGCGCGAACTGGCGGTTGCGCCGAGCGGCAAGGAAGTGGCGTTCGTCTTCCGCGGCGATGTCTTCACGGCCAGCGTCGAGGGCGGCGTCACCAAGCGCATCACGAACACTCCCGCCGTCGAGACCGGCGTGCGCTTCTCCCCGGACGGCAAGGCGCTCGTCTACGCCTCCGAACGCGACGGCAAGTGGGCAATCTATGAAGCGCGACGCGCCCGCGACGTCGAGCCGTACTTCTACGCCGCGACGGTTGTCAAGGAATCGCCACTGGTCGCCAACGAGCACCAGAATTACCAGCCGCTCTTCTCGCCCGATGGCAAGGAGCTGGCGTTCATCGAGGATCGCAACACGTTGCGCGTGCTCAACCTCGCCTCCCGGCAGGCGCGCACGCTGCTCGACGACAAGTCCATCTTCGCCAACACGCCCAGCCAGCGCTTCTCGTGGAGTCCCGACGGCCGGTGGATGCTGTTCGACCTCTCGGTGCCGGGGATCGCCCCGGGCGAGATCGGCCTGGTGCCAACCGACGGCAAGGGCAGCGTGACCAACCTCACGCAGAGCGGCTTCGACGACGGCGACGCCAAGTGGATCCTCGGCGGCAAGGCGATGCTCTGGTTCAGCAATCGCGACGGCCTGAAGGCGGTGGCACAGTCGGGCGGCAGCCAGCGCGATGCCTACGCGATGTTCTTCACCAGGGATGCGTGGGACCGCTTCCGCCTGACCAAGGAGGAGTACGCGCTGGTGAAGGAGCTGGAGGACAAGGCGCCGAAGCCGAAGCCCGATACCGCCAAGGCGAAGGGTGACAGCGCCAAGGCAAAGGCGGACAGCGCGGCCAAGGCGGAGCCGGTGAAGTTCGAGTTCGATGGCATCGAGACGCGCAAGGCGCGCCTGACCATCCACTCGTCGTCGCTCGGCGACGCGCTCGTCAGCAAGGACGGCGAGACCCTCTACTATCTCGCGCGGTTTGAAAAGGGGATGAACCTCTGGTCCACCAACCTGCGCACCAAGGAGACCAAGCAGGTCCTGGCGTTGAACGCCAACAGTGGGAGCATGACCTGGGACAACGAGCAGAAGAGCATCTTCCTGCTCGCCGATGGCGCCATCGCGAGGATCGACCCGGCCGCCGCCAAGCGCGACGCCGTGCCGCTGAGCGGCGAGCTGACGCTCGACGTGGACGCCGAGCGCGAGGCGATGTTCGACCACGTCTGGCGCAAGGTCCGCGACACGTTCTACACCAGGGGCTATCACGGCATCGACTGGACCGCGATCCGCCCCGTGTATGCCAAGTACCTGCCGCACATCGGCACGTCGTTCGAGTTCGCGGAGATGCTGGCCGAGATGCTCGGCGAGCTGAACATCAGCCACAGCGGGGCGACGTATTCGCAATCATCGCCGACTGACGATGCCACCGCGTCGCTCGGCATCTTCCTCGACCAGTCGTACGCCGGTGCCGGCGTGAGGATAGCGGAGGTCATCAAGGACGGCCCGCTCGACAAGGCGGGGATCACGGTCAAGCCCGGCATGATTCTCGAGGCGATCGACGGCCAGCCCATCAGCCCGTCGCGTGACCTGTCGGAGTTCCTCAACCGCAAGGCGGGCAGGAGCGTGCTGCTCGCCTTCGCCGATGGCACGGCGAAGAGCGAGGTGGTTGCCAAGCCGGTCACGCCCGCCGAGGAGAACCGGCTGCTGTACGCCCGCTGGGTGCGACGCAACGCGGACGAGGTGGACCGCCTGAGCAATGGCCAGCTCGGCTACGTGCACATTCCGGGGATGAACGACGGCGCGATGCGCACGACGGTCGAGGATGTGATGGGCAAGTACGCCACCCGGAAGGGCGTGGTGGTGGACACGCGCTTCAACGGCGGCGGTGACCTCGTGGCCGACCTCGCGATGTTCCTGAGCGGGAAGAAGTTCTTTGACTACACCACCGACACCCGCTCCACCGGCTACGAGCCGAACTTCCGCTGGAGCAAGCCGAGCGTGTCGCTGGCGAACGAAGCCAACTACTCCGACGGCCACTGCTACGCGTACGTGTACAAGGACCAGAAGCTGGGCCCCCTCGTCGGCATGCCGGTTCCCGGCACGTGCACGTTCGCCGGGTGGGAAGGACTCGAGGGCGGCATCCGGTGGGGCGTGCCCGGCGTGGGCGTGAAGGATGTGAACACCGGCAGGTATCTCGAGAACCTGCAGACGGAGCCGGACATCCGGGTGATGAACGAGTACGCGGTGGTCAGCCGCGGCAAGGACCAGCAGCTCGAGGCGGCAGTGGCGGCGCTGCTGCAGCTCATCAAGTGA